From one Alosa alosa isolate M-15738 ecotype Scorff River chromosome 5, AALO_Geno_1.1, whole genome shotgun sequence genomic stretch:
- the LOC125294835 gene encoding C-X-C motif chemokine 11-6-like produces MKSAALLALLAVLLFVDVRGQRDSVGRCKCQGAGVNAVRPNRIERLEVFPPSSSCNTMEIIVTLKENGGQKCLNPESSFAKNFIKKVNKKRNAQ; encoded by the exons ATGAAGTCAGCAGCTCTCCTCGCACTTCTGGCTGTCCTGCTCTTCGTAGATGTGAGAG GGCAACGGGATTCTGTGGGAAGATGCAAGTGCCAGGGTGCAGGGGTCAATGCCGTCCGCCCAAACCGCATTGAGAGGTTAGAGGTgtttcccccctcctcttcatgCAATACAATGGAAATCAT TGTCACTCTGAAGGAGAACGGAGGACAAAAGTGCCTGAATCCAGAGAGCAGTTTTGCCAAGAATTTCATCaagaaagtaaacaaaaagag AAATGCACAGTAA
- the LOC125294834 gene encoding C-X-C motif chemokine 11-6-like, with protein MKSAALLVLLAVLLFVDVRGQLDSRGRCKCQGAGVNAVRPNRIERLEVLPPSSACPNLEIIVTLKEIEGQKCLNPESSFAKNFIKKAIKKRSMQ; from the exons ATGAAGTCAGCAGCTCTCCTCGTACTTCTGGCTGTCCTGCTCTTCGTAGATGTGAGAG GGCAACTGGATTCTCGGGGAAGATGCAAGTGCCAGGGTGCAGGGGTGAATGCCGTTCGCCCAAACCGCATTGAGAGGCTAGAGGTGTTACCCCCTTCCTCGGCATGCCCCAATCTGGAAATCAT TGTCACTCTGAAGGAGATCGAAGGACAAAAGTGCCTGAATCCAGAGAGCAGTTTTGCCAAGAATTTCATCAAGAAAGCCATCAAAAAGAG GAGTATGCAGTAA